A DNA window from Enterobacter cloacae subsp. cloacae ATCC 13047 contains the following coding sequences:
- a CDS encoding PQQ-dependent sugar dehydrogenase, giving the protein MHRSSLIFLPALLFPFSLLAAPDAVKVEVLQNKLEHPWSLAFLPDNKGLLVTLKGGQLKHWQAGKGLSDPITGVPKVWDNGQGGLLDVVLAPDFATSRRVWLSYAEAGADGKAGTAVGYGRLSDDLSRLEAFQVVFRQMPKLSTGHHFGGRLVFDGKGYLFIALGENNQRPTAQDLDKLQGKVVRLTVDGKVPPDNPFVNTAGARPEIWSYGIRNPQGMAMNPWSDTLWLNEHGPRGGDEINIPEKGKNYGWPLATHGINYSGLKIPEAKGEHVEGTEKPLFVWKVSPAVSGMAFYNSDVFPQWKNKLFIGALKEKDVIVLSVNGNTVTEDGRILGDRKQRIRDVRVGPDGYLYVLTDETDGQLLKVSPSGR; this is encoded by the coding sequence ATGCACCGATCCTCGCTAATTTTCCTGCCTGCGTTGTTATTTCCGTTTTCGCTCCTTGCTGCGCCTGATGCGGTTAAGGTTGAGGTATTGCAGAACAAACTCGAACACCCCTGGTCGCTGGCGTTCCTGCCGGATAACAAAGGGCTGCTCGTGACGTTGAAGGGCGGCCAGTTGAAACACTGGCAGGCCGGGAAAGGGCTGTCAGACCCGATAACAGGGGTGCCCAAAGTCTGGGACAACGGACAGGGAGGACTGCTGGACGTGGTGCTGGCGCCGGATTTTGCCACCTCGCGCCGCGTCTGGCTGAGCTACGCCGAGGCAGGCGCTGACGGCAAAGCCGGAACGGCAGTGGGTTATGGGCGCTTAAGCGACGATCTTTCCCGCCTTGAGGCGTTCCAGGTGGTGTTCCGTCAGATGCCGAAACTCTCCACCGGTCACCACTTTGGCGGAAGGCTGGTGTTTGATGGCAAAGGCTATCTGTTTATTGCGCTGGGCGAAAACAACCAGCGCCCGACGGCGCAGGATCTGGATAAACTCCAGGGGAAAGTGGTACGCCTGACGGTGGATGGCAAAGTCCCGCCGGATAACCCCTTTGTGAACACCGCCGGTGCGCGGCCGGAAATCTGGTCTTATGGCATTCGTAACCCGCAAGGGATGGCGATGAACCCGTGGAGCGACACGCTGTGGCTTAACGAACACGGCCCGCGTGGCGGGGATGAGATCAACATCCCGGAGAAAGGGAAAAACTATGGCTGGCCGCTGGCGACCCACGGTATCAACTACAGCGGATTAAAAATTCCTGAGGCGAAAGGTGAACACGTTGAAGGAACCGAAAAACCGCTGTTTGTCTGGAAAGTCTCGCCCGCCGTGAGCGGAATGGCGTTTTATAACAGTGACGTATTCCCGCAGTGGAAAAACAAGCTGTTTATCGGGGCGCTGAAAGAGAAGGATGTGATCGTGCTGAGCGTGAACGGCAACACGGTAACCGAGGACGGGCGGATCCTGGGCGACCGGAAACAGCGCATTCGCGATGTGCGCGTCGGTCCGGACGGCTATCTGTATGTTCTGACCGATGAAACGGACGGGCAGTTGCTGAAAGTCAGCCCGTCCGGGAGGTGA